The Hahella sp. HNIBRBA332 genome window below encodes:
- a CDS encoding serine protease, which translates to MSPQRVLSLSATLGLVALSHNAIAVDPVTSRIIGGDQSPNGYPWMLSMQSKDEGDHFCGASLIAERWALSAAHCIEDEPADSVFVVAGDFDLNKQDAGQQRVGVKRFVHAVGEPYGDLMLLELKEAIKHPTLPLADEDAMASLAPNTPFKVMGWGNMSSVGFDYPDKLRQTEVPFYDQADCASAYSAIGIDIDNTMMCAGYPLGGKDTCDGDSGGPMLWNNNGVLTQVGVVSFGEGCAKAGFPGVYARVATFNEWINEQMAQAEGLSISQTDFKLISADYKMQRPLTLTNNSKKDMVVQGLVLTGDNGYQIDAASCDNALLKPGASCTLNLTAQFAETGRKTATLTASSTDSSHPNWTYVFSVQSINKADFTLGQNTEFAWGQAEDGEWTQRDDGGKKSLSAELGVDKENAVLLAQFSGKGVFSFEWKIDNGEADDLYLYIDGKRIFDAKAGGKFKKFKYKLEEGQHTVYWLLQDNSDGVDGKFKRAHIRSVALNAKAKKKDNGGGGAFGFLLPVLGLLWLARRRLG; encoded by the coding sequence ATGAGTCCTCAAAGAGTTCTTTCTCTGAGCGCAACGCTTGGGCTAGTCGCCCTGTCCCATAACGCCATCGCAGTCGATCCTGTCACGTCCAGAATTATCGGCGGAGATCAGTCACCAAACGGCTACCCTTGGATGCTGTCCATGCAATCCAAGGACGAAGGAGACCATTTCTGCGGCGCTAGTCTGATAGCAGAGCGCTGGGCCCTGTCCGCGGCGCATTGTATTGAAGACGAGCCCGCCGATTCCGTTTTCGTCGTCGCCGGCGATTTCGACCTCAACAAACAAGACGCAGGACAGCAACGAGTGGGCGTAAAGCGCTTTGTTCACGCTGTGGGCGAACCTTATGGCGATTTGATGCTGCTGGAGCTGAAAGAAGCGATCAAACATCCCACCCTTCCTCTGGCGGATGAAGACGCCATGGCCTCATTGGCCCCCAATACTCCTTTTAAAGTCATGGGCTGGGGCAACATGTCTTCGGTCGGTTTTGACTATCCTGACAAGCTACGCCAAACAGAAGTCCCATTTTATGATCAGGCCGATTGCGCCAGCGCCTATAGCGCCATAGGAATCGACATTGACAACACCATGATGTGCGCCGGTTATCCGCTTGGGGGAAAAGACACTTGCGACGGCGACAGCGGCGGTCCAATGCTCTGGAACAACAATGGAGTGCTGACTCAGGTTGGCGTGGTCAGTTTTGGCGAAGGTTGCGCCAAAGCCGGTTTTCCTGGTGTTTACGCCCGCGTCGCCACCTTTAACGAATGGATCAACGAACAAATGGCGCAGGCGGAAGGATTGTCCATCAGCCAAACAGACTTCAAATTGATCAGCGCTGACTACAAAATGCAGCGTCCGCTCACGCTGACCAATAACAGTAAGAAAGACATGGTAGTGCAGGGTCTGGTACTGACTGGAGACAACGGCTACCAGATCGACGCCGCCTCCTGTGATAACGCGCTGTTGAAACCTGGCGCATCCTGTACTTTGAACCTGACTGCGCAGTTTGCGGAAACAGGACGAAAAACAGCAACACTGACCGCCAGCAGTACGGATAGCAGCCATCCAAACTGGACCTATGTGTTTTCAGTCCAATCCATCAATAAAGCCGACTTCACATTAGGCCAGAACACTGAGTTCGCGTGGGGACAGGCTGAAGACGGCGAATGGACTCAGCGCGACGATGGCGGTAAAAAGAGCCTGAGCGCGGAATTAGGCGTTGATAAAGAAAACGCCGTTCTACTGGCGCAGTTCAGCGGAAAAGGCGTTTTCAGCTTCGAATGGAAGATTGATAATGGCGAAGCGGACGACCTCTATCTCTACATTGATGGTAAACGCATCTTTGACGCCAAAGCAGGCGGCAAATTCAAGAAGTTCAAATATAAGCTGGAAGAAGGCCAACACACTGTTTACTGGCTGCTTCAGGATAATTCCGATGGCGTCGACGGCAAGTTTAAACGCGCTCACATTCGCTCTGTCGCCCTGAACGCCAAAGCTAAGAAAAAGGACAATGGCGGAGGCGGCGCATTCGGCTTCTTATTGCCTGTTCTCGGCTTACTGTGGTTGGCGCGTCGTCGCCTGGGCTGA
- a CDS encoding response regulator transcription factor: protein MTERLLLVDDDKGLTRLIKQFLEQNGYPVKVIHDGESAVAWLERNQPQLILLDVMLPGMDGLSVCREVRRHYKGPIIMLTSLDDDIDEVAGLEVGADDYLAKPVKSRVLLAHIRAQLRRVETYSANDSDLPATQENGIIRIGELVINSNARTVYKSGVAIDFTTAEFNLLYYLARQAGSVISRDLVYREIFNLEYDGLDRSIDLRVSRIRKRLGDDPKQPRLIKTIRGEGYLFVDNAESEES from the coding sequence ATGACTGAACGGCTATTGCTGGTGGATGACGACAAAGGCTTAACCCGGCTCATCAAGCAGTTTCTGGAACAGAACGGATATCCCGTGAAAGTGATCCACGATGGAGAGTCCGCCGTGGCTTGGCTGGAACGCAATCAACCGCAACTTATTTTGTTGGATGTCATGCTGCCGGGTATGGATGGCTTGTCAGTGTGCCGTGAAGTCAGAAGACACTATAAGGGCCCTATTATCATGCTCACGTCATTGGATGACGACATCGACGAAGTCGCCGGACTGGAAGTCGGCGCTGACGATTATTTGGCCAAGCCAGTCAAATCCAGAGTACTGCTGGCGCATATCCGGGCGCAGCTCCGTCGGGTGGAGACCTACTCCGCCAATGACAGCGACCTCCCCGCCACCCAGGAAAACGGGATTATCCGTATAGGAGAACTGGTTATCAACTCCAACGCCAGGACGGTATACAAGTCCGGCGTCGCTATTGATTTCACCACTGCGGAATTTAACCTTCTTTATTATCTCGCTCGCCAGGCAGGTTCAGTTATTTCCCGGGACCTGGTGTATCGGGAAATTTTCAATTTGGAGTATGACGGACTCGACCGTTCCATTGATCTGCGTGTCTCACGCATTCGCAAACGCCTGGGCGACGATCCCAAACAACCGCGCCTTATCAAAACTATCCGGGGTGAGGGCTATTTGTTTGTAGACAATGCTGAAAGCGAGGAGAGTTAA
- a CDS encoding sensor histidine kinase KdpD produces MFPRFYAALALLFCVCFIAYDWAYPLLWWENALSAEESRRHSGEGMREIAAELSELKATSAGDRLLAAASDLLESADIAMQPSYELIEYSILENKDMSLSLDQRRRLMAGEYLVTERSSPDSWSVQAAIPNKNMTLEAVFKEQGDGGSFYSWLAGYVVLYLSLLAVVLYLLLASVKRPLRESISQVSAALRRINGLFNGPTGPVQSAATPAELLQQASTVERHIAQEKESRARHYDDLRDLLHGVAHEFRSPMARISFALDLADDETDKSDPNAQNIRALHQEISGALDELSGLVKEVLSYSRLEHGRGDLQCEPVAVMDVVEEILAKQRKMHPQVEFVTPTEPAMQEIQVWADRRLFSRALVNLIRNAARFADHSVRISWRLTDAHFEIQVDDDGPGVPPGKRQRVFEPFTRLDPSRSRDSGGAGLGLAIVKSISTLHGGTVSVTDSRQGGACFTLCWPKEPTQ; encoded by the coding sequence ATGTTTCCACGCTTTTACGCCGCCCTGGCGTTGTTGTTTTGCGTCTGCTTCATCGCCTATGACTGGGCCTATCCCCTGCTATGGTGGGAAAATGCGCTTTCTGCGGAAGAGTCGCGCCGCCACTCTGGAGAAGGAATGCGGGAAATCGCCGCAGAGCTGTCGGAATTGAAAGCGACGAGCGCGGGAGACCGTTTACTGGCCGCCGCCTCAGACCTGCTGGAAAGTGCGGACATAGCCATGCAACCCTCTTATGAGTTGATCGAATACTCGATTCTGGAAAATAAAGACATGAGCCTGTCCCTTGACCAGCGCCGCCGTCTGATGGCGGGCGAGTATCTGGTGACGGAGCGCAGTTCCCCGGACTCCTGGAGCGTGCAGGCCGCCATCCCCAACAAAAATATGACGTTGGAGGCGGTATTCAAAGAACAGGGAGACGGCGGATCTTTCTATAGTTGGCTGGCGGGCTACGTCGTGCTTTACCTGAGCCTGTTGGCGGTGGTCCTGTACCTGCTGCTCGCCAGCGTAAAACGGCCATTGCGGGAGTCTATCTCGCAAGTCAGCGCCGCGTTGCGCCGCATCAACGGTTTATTCAATGGCCCCACCGGCCCCGTGCAGTCCGCCGCCACTCCTGCAGAACTACTCCAACAGGCGTCAACCGTGGAACGCCATATCGCGCAGGAAAAAGAAAGCCGCGCCCGCCACTATGACGATCTGCGCGATCTGCTACATGGCGTCGCTCATGAGTTCCGCAGCCCAATGGCGCGCATCAGTTTCGCGCTGGACTTGGCGGATGATGAAACCGATAAATCCGACCCGAATGCACAAAATATCCGCGCGTTACATCAAGAAATCAGCGGCGCCTTGGACGAACTGAGCGGCTTGGTCAAAGAAGTACTCAGCTACTCCCGCCTGGAGCATGGTCGCGGAGACCTGCAGTGTGAGCCGGTCGCAGTGATGGATGTAGTGGAAGAGATTCTGGCCAAGCAACGCAAAATGCATCCACAGGTAGAGTTTGTTACGCCAACGGAGCCGGCCATGCAGGAAATCCAGGTATGGGCGGACCGGCGTCTATTCTCCCGCGCCTTGGTGAATCTGATCAGAAACGCCGCCCGTTTCGCCGACCACAGCGTCAGAATCAGCTGGCGCCTGACTGACGCCCACTTCGAGATCCAGGTGGACGACGACGGTCCTGGCGTGCCTCCTGGCAAGCGTCAGCGCGTGTTCGAGCCATTCACCCGACTCGACCCCAGCCGCTCCCGGGATTCCGGCGGCGCCGGCCTGGGTTTGGCGATCGTAAAAAGTATTTCCACTCTGCATGGCGGAACCGTGAGCGTAACCGACAGCCGCCAAGGCGGCGCTTGCTTCACCCTGTGCTGGCCCAAGGAGCCGACTCAATGA